The DNA sequence TGTCTGCCCGGGGCGGGGCGACGGTCGTCGCGCAGCTGCGGGAGCAGCTGGTCGACGCGTATGGGCGCCTCGGCCCGCAGGGGCTCGCCGGGCGCGGCAGCGCCGACCTGACGCTGGTGGCCGGCCGGGGGATGGACGCTCTCGACGGCTACTTCGCCCGGTACCTCCCGCAGCTGATCGGCACGGCGGTGGCTATGCCGCTGCTGGTCCTGGTGATCGGCTGGCAGGATCTCACGAGCGGCATCATCCTCGTGCTCACCCTCCCGCTCATCCCGGTCTTCATGGTGCTGGTCGGCTGGGCGACGCAGGCGGCGCAGAAGAAGCAGTGGGCGGCGCTGTCGACGCTGTCGCGCGGCTTCCTCGACGTCGTCGCCGGCCTCCCAACGCTCACCCTGTTCGGCCGACAGCACCGTCAGGAGGCGCGGATCCGGCAGGTGAGCGAGGAGTACCGGTCGCGCACGATGAAGGTGCTCCGGATGTCGTTCCTGTCCGGCTTCGTGCTGGAGCTCGCCGCCAGCCTGTCGGTCGCGCTCATCGCGGTGGCCATCGGCCTGCGCCTGCTCGGCGGCTCGCTCGACCTGTCGGTCGGGCTGTTCGTGCTGCTGCTGGCGCCGGAGGCGTTCCTGCCGCTGCGGAACGTCGGCGCGGCCTACCACGCGGCGACCGAGGGGATGGAGGCGGCGTCGAAGGCGTTCGAGGTGCTGGACGCGGCGCAGGACGTCGTGCCGGAACCGGTGCGGGCGTCCGCTTCGGCGGGACTCGCGTTCTCGGAGGTGACCGTGGCCTACGACGGGCGTGAGACGGTCGGTCCGTTCTCGGCGTCGGTGCCGCCGGGGACGCTCGCGGTGCTGAGCGCGCCGAGCGGCGCGGGCAAGTCCAGCCTCGTGGCGGCGGCGCTCGGTTTTGCGGCGCACACCGGGACCATCGCGGCCGGCGCCAGGGCCGACGCCGCGGGCCGCCGGGAGGCCATCGCATGGGCCGGTCAGAAGCCGGGGCTCCGGGCGGGGACGATCGCGGAGAACGTCGCGCTGGGCGATGACGTGCCGGACGCCGTTCTCGTGGCCGCTTCGCTGCGAGCGGCGGCGGCACCGGAGCTCGACCCGGACGTCCTGATCGGTGCAGGCGGGACGGGGTTGTCGGGCGGCCAGGCGCAGCGCGTGGCCGTCGCTCGCGCGCTCTACCGGCTGCGCTCGCGCGGGTGCGCGGTGCTGATCCTGGACGAGCCGACCTCCGCCCTCGACGCCTCGACCGAGCGCGCGCTCCTCACGTCGCTGCGGGCGGTCGCGGACGAAGGCGTAGCGGTGCTGGTCGTCAGCCATCGGGAGGCCGTCGTCGCGGAAGCCGACGAGGTCCTGACGCTGGAGGTGCTGTCCGATGTCCATCTCTGACGTCGCGCGAACCGGACCGGGCCCGAGCGAGCGGGAGCAGACCCGCCGCATCCTCCGCCTCGCGCTCCCACCGGCGCGGAGGCTCTGGTCCGCCATCGCCCTCGGCGCCCTGAGCGGCGCGAGCGCGGTCGCCCTCCTCGGCGTCTCCGCGTGGCTGATCACGCGCGCCTCGGAGCAGCCGTCGCTCATCTACATCTCGATGGCCGTCGTCGGCGTTCGCGCGTTCGCGCTCGGCCGTGCGTTCTTCCGCTACCTGGAGCGGCTGGCCGGGCACGACGCCGCGTTCCGGCGGCTCGGCGACATCCGTGCGGACCTGTTCGCGCGGCTGGTCCCGCTCGGCCCGGACGGCGTCGGGGCCGGCGACCGGCGCGACGGCAGGGCCGGCGGCGGCGAACTGCTCTCGCGCCTCGCCGACGACGTGGACGAGCTGCCCGACTTCGCGCTGCGGGTCGTGCAGCCACTGGTGTCCGGCGGTGTGGTGGTGCTCGCGAGCGTGGTGGCCACGTTCCTGTTCCTCCCCGCGGCCGGGGTCGTGCTGCTTTTGACACTGGTCGCGGCCTTCGCCGTCGGCACGCTGGTCAACCGCTGGGCGGCCGGCTCCGCCGAGCGCCGGATCGCGCCGCTGCGGGCCGCGCTCGCCTCCGCGCTGCATGAACTGGTGACCGGCCTCGACCTGCTGATCGCGTTCGACGCGCTGCCGCAGGCGCGCGAGCGGGTGCGGGCGGCGAGCGCACGGCTGACCGCGGCCGTGCGGACCCGGGCGGCCGGGCTGGGGCTCACCGCCGGCGCTGTGTCGCTCCTTGCGGGCGTCGCGACCGTGCTGGCGCTCGCGACCGGCATCCCCGCCCTGGCGGCCGGACGGCTGGACGCCCCGACGCTCGCGGTCGTGGCCCTCCTCCCGCTGGCCGTGTTCGAGGTGTTCGGCACCCTCCCGCTGGCGTTCGGCGCCTGGCGGCGGGTTCGGGCGAGCGCCGAGCGGATCGCGGACACCGTGCCGGCGACCGTTCCGGACGGCGTGCCGGTCGACGTGCCGGCCGCGCTCCCGTTGACCGTGCCGTCGGCGCCCGACATCGCCCTCCACCTCCGTTCGGCGCACTGGCCGGGCTCGGACGCACCGGTCCTCCATGCCGTCGACCTGTCGCTTCGGGCGGGGGAGCGCGTGGTGCTGACTGGTCCGACCGGCGCGGGCAAGACAGCGCTCGCGCACGTGCTGACCCGGTTCCTCGACCTCGACGGAACCTACGCGATCGACGGCGTCGACGTGAGCGGCGTGCGCCAGGACGACGTCCGCCGCGTCGTCGGCCTGGTCGAGCAGCAGCCGTACCTGTTCGACTCCGACCTGCGGCAGAACCTCCTGTTCGCGCGCGAGACCGCAACCGACGACGAGCTGCTGGCGGTGCTGGACCGCGTCGGCCTGGGGGAGTGGACGCGCGAGCGCGGCGGCCTCACCAGCCCGGTGGGCGAGCTCGGCGCGCTGGTCTCAGGAGGCCAGGCCCAGCGGATCGCGCTCGCCCGGGCGCTGCTCGCGGACTTCCCTGTACTGGTCGTGGACGAGCCGACGGCGAACGTGGACACCGCGGTCGCCGATCGGATCGTGCGCGACATCCTCACGACGGCCGCGGACGACGGCCGGACGGTGCTGCTGATCTCGCACACGCCGGTGCCCGACGAGCTGGTCACCCGCCGCCTCCACCTGGAGGCCGGCACCCTCATCCCGTGACCCGCAGCCCCACATTCGCGCCGAATGTCGCGTTACGCACCCCGATTCACGACATTCGTACCGAATCGCGTTC is a window from the Leifsonia shinshuensis genome containing:
- the cydD gene encoding thiol reductant ABC exporter subunit CydD is translated as MRPLDPRLLRYAGATRVTLATGALVTVLQSAAVVAFAWLVTRLVVRAIAGAPFAELSGLFAGLVLVVIARAVLLWLAEAVSARGGATVVAQLREQLVDAYGRLGPQGLAGRGSADLTLVAGRGMDALDGYFARYLPQLIGTAVAMPLLVLVIGWQDLTSGIILVLTLPLIPVFMVLVGWATQAAQKKQWAALSTLSRGFLDVVAGLPTLTLFGRQHRQEARIRQVSEEYRSRTMKVLRMSFLSGFVLELAASLSVALIAVAIGLRLLGGSLDLSVGLFVLLLAPEAFLPLRNVGAAYHAATEGMEAASKAFEVLDAAQDVVPEPVRASASAGLAFSEVTVAYDGRETVGPFSASVPPGTLAVLSAPSGAGKSSLVAAALGFAAHTGTIAAGARADAAGRREAIAWAGQKPGLRAGTIAENVALGDDVPDAVLVAASLRAAAAPELDPDVLIGAGGTGLSGGQAQRVAVARALYRLRSRGCAVLILDEPTSALDASTERALLTSLRAVADEGVAVLVVSHREAVVAEADEVLTLEVLSDVHL
- the cydC gene encoding thiol reductant ABC exporter subunit CydC, with the translated sequence MSISDVARTGPGPSEREQTRRILRLALPPARRLWSAIALGALSGASAVALLGVSAWLITRASEQPSLIYISMAVVGVRAFALGRAFFRYLERLAGHDAAFRRLGDIRADLFARLVPLGPDGVGAGDRRDGRAGGGELLSRLADDVDELPDFALRVVQPLVSGGVVVLASVVATFLFLPAAGVVLLLTLVAAFAVGTLVNRWAAGSAERRIAPLRAALASALHELVTGLDLLIAFDALPQARERVRAASARLTAAVRTRAAGLGLTAGAVSLLAGVATVLALATGIPALAAGRLDAPTLAVVALLPLAVFEVFGTLPLAFGAWRRVRASAERIADTVPATVPDGVPVDVPAALPLTVPSAPDIALHLRSAHWPGSDAPVLHAVDLSLRAGERVVLTGPTGAGKTALAHVLTRFLDLDGTYAIDGVDVSGVRQDDVRRVVGLVEQQPYLFDSDLRQNLLFARETATDDELLAVLDRVGLGEWTRERGGLTSPVGELGALVSGGQAQRIALARALLADFPVLVVDEPTANVDTAVADRIVRDILTTAADDGRTVLLISHTPVPDELVTRRLHLEAGTLIP